The following nucleotide sequence is from Vibrio sp. SCSIO 43136.
TTCGTAGCCATAGTGCATCGAGCGAGCCAACCAAATAACTTGCTCCCACGGCGACTTTCTTGCCTCGGTTAGGTCTCTTAACACCTGCTTTTTCGCTTGGTCAAACTCTTGATAACTAAAGCCCTGCTTGGCTTTATCTTGAGTTGTTTTCAACACCTGTTTTGCTCTCGCTACGTCATCAATATCTAAGGTCAAGCTGATTGAAAGTGCAGCTAAATGGGTGCCATCTTCAATACCAAAACCTAACATTGGTGTGTAATCTAACCCAGCATCTTCTCGCAACGCTTGGCGATAGCGGCTTTCCAAGATGTGTTGCAACACGTTCACTTCTACCAACTGCTGAGCATTTCGTGGCTGCTGGTAAGTAAAGCTGTATTGGTACAGCTCGACATGGTCCTCTGAAGATGCCTCTGACTTTACATCTTTTATCGTTGGAGACAGACCAGCCACTTGTCCACTGTGGGACGTTTTAGGCAAGTACTCAATGGTTGCAATGTAATCGAGCAAATAAGGTTCAATTTCTGATGGAGACATATCCGCCACCAGCACCAAACCAAAATCATTTTGCTCTCTAAACATCCGCTGATACAAGTCAGTGACTTGCTCATAGGTCACCGCCTCTAACTGTTCAATACTCGCCCACTGGTAATAACTGTTCGGGGTATACATCGTTTGACGGCTTTGATCAAAAAACTGAGTACGAGGAGAGAGCAGTTCTCGCTTGGCATTATCTACCGCAAGTTCTTTTTCTAGGTCAAACTGCTTACGATCGACCTTCTGACCACTCGCCACGTTGTAAAGCGCCAAGAATGCTTCGCTTAACGAGCGATCGCTGGCCATCAGTTCCACACCGTGGATACCACTACCCAATATAGGCTGAATCGATATTTGCTTACCGGTTAAGAATCGATTGGCCGCAATGGCATCCAACTCACCTATCCCACTGCGTTGATACACACCAGAAATAAGTTGGCTGGCAGGGTTATCCTCGATGTTCATACCGACCAGCCCGCCTTTAGCGACATAACCACCGTATAAGCTATTTTCCGCCTGCTCAAACGGATAGAACCAAACCTTCACGCCATTATCTAGCAGCCAATAGTGAACACCAGATTTCAGAGTATTAGACTCGACAATGGCACCACTGCTTTGCGGGGATTTCAAGCCATCGACTTGTGCCGTCACTTCCACCTGAACACCTGCTGTTGCCAATGTCGCAGCAAACATTTGTTCTTGTTTCATTAGCCATTGACTATCGCCATCCACATATTTGGCATCTGGCGTTGCGAACACCATTTTATGTGGCTGCTGCGAAAGCCAAGCGGCAACCTGTTTGTTTACCTGCTTTAAGTCGGTGTGTTTGATGAAGTGACTAAGATTCTGGTGGTAGTCTTCTACCGACTGATAGGGATTGTCAGCCAACAAGCTATCCAGCCGGTAATTTGCAATCCAACTAGAGGTCACGTAAGTTTCATCTAAGTCTAAGCTATCACGGTTACTTTCTTGCTCGGCCATCACCAAATCAAATTCAGCTTGGCTAAAGCCAAAGTCTCGGATATTCGCAAGTTCTTTGGCTAAGAAGGTCTGCACACTTTCACGCTCAGCTTCGTTAAAATCCGCAAAAATCAAACCGTATTCTTGCTCATACACGCTAAACAGTTCAGCACCTAAATAATTGGCTTGAATATCTAGCTGATAGCTGCGTTCAGCAAGGCGTGTACTGATCAATTGATTAATCAGCTTATGGGTCAAATTCTGCTGCTGAGTCGACAGGTTAGCCGTGGTATAAGTGTCTAGGTGATGAAATAACCCGATGGACGATTGGTCCCCTTGAGGTGCTTTTAGTGCGACCGACTGAGTATCCCAAATCGCTGGAATCGGCGGCTCTTGAACTTCTGGAAGCTCTCGGCGTTGCCATGAGCCAAAATAGAGGTCAATTAACCCTGAGATGTTCTCGTCGATTTCTCCTACCACAATCAGTTCCGCATTATTTGCGGCGTACCAAGTTTGATAGAAGGCTTTTAGCTGTTTCTGATCCATTTTCTTGATGCTGTTGCGATCACCAAGAATTTTGTGGGTTAGATAAGGCGAATCACCCAAGGCTAAATCGAAAACCTGAGAATAAGCGTCTGGCTCATTGGTATCGTAGGCTCGGATTTCCCCTAGTACCACACCCTTTTCTTTTTCTATCTCTTCTTTAGTCAACAACAGGCCGTCACCGACATCACGCAGCCAAGTCATTGCAGTTTCGAGGCTTTCATTGGCTGGAATGGAGAGTGTATACACGGTCACTTCATGGTTGGTAAAGGCATTTAAATCCGCCCCAAAACTCATGCCTTGCTGCTCAAAGATAGAGACAACTTCATCGCCAGCAAAGTTGGTACTGCCATTGAATGCCATATGCTCTAAAAAGTGAGCGTACCCGTATTGCTCTGAGGTTTCATTAAGCGCACCAGCATGAACGATCAAGCGCAGCTCAACGTTCTGGCCTGATTTTTTGTATGTATGGTATTTAAGACCGTTGGCAAGCTCACCTTGTTGCCAACGAGTGTCAACGGAGAATTCTCCTTGATTAGAAGGCGTTGTCTGACAGCCAACTAAGATAAATGAAATCACGAAAAGCCACATCATAGTGGCTCGGGCAAACACTTTTTGCATATTCATCCTTTAATTTACACTGGTTTCTTCAGTCGCCTCTAACGGCTGCTGAAAAGCGATCGCTTGGTTTCTTCCCGCTCGCTTAGCTTGATACAAAGCCTGATCGGCTTGACGATAAAGTGACTCAAAACAAAGCTCATCAGGGCAGACCTCTACCACGACATAACCAATAGAAACGGTTAAGTAATTTGAGGCGTCACTGGTTGAGTGCGCAATTTTCTCCGCCTCTATTGCGGAGCATAACTGTTTGGCTAACTGGCGTGTTTTAGACACACAAGTGTGCGACAACACTAAAGCAAACTCTTCACCACCAATACGACAAAACATCTCATCATCAGAGCTACAGAACTTGTCTAACATATCACCAATACGCATTAATACGATATCACCTTCTAAATGCCCATAGTGATTGTTAAATAAACCAAAATGATCGATATCGAGCAAAATCAGGCCAAAGCCTGTGACTTGCTTGGGCAGTTGTTTAAGAAGTTCTATACGCTGATCCAACTGACGGCGATTACCTAATCGAGTCAATGGGTCCGTGACTGAGAGCAACTCTAACTTACGGTTGGCTAGCTGCAACTCAGCAGTACGATTTTTCACTTGGATTTCGAGCGTTTCATTGAGATTTCTTAGCCCTTCTTGCGCCATGGTTCTTTGCAAAACCTCAGCTAAGTTGGAAGCAAACATCAGAATCAACTCTTGTAGCAATGATGTCATCGGCCGACGAGACAACAGGTTATCTGCTGCCAAGAATGCTATTGCGCCTTCGTTGCTCTTGAGCATAATCATGCCAGACCAGCCAAATCCGACGATGCGCTGGTCATGATAAATAGGCACCGACTCTTCAAAAGAGAGCTCGTTAGGGTGTGCGATAGCATTAGCGACTAAAGGTGTATCATCGTCGACACTGGCACGGAAGTAACTTTCATCGACTACGTTACCTTGGATATCTGTCCCCCATGTACCTCGCCAATGAGACAGTTCAGAATCGGTAAGAAAAACGGCCAAACGGTCAACACCGAGGTTATTGATGGCGAAATTAACGGCGGAACGACAGACATCATGCACTGTACTGCAACGCGACAGTTCCATCATGCTAGAGTGAAGCAATCGCATGTTTTGCTCTTGGCGTTTACGAATATAGATTTGAGACAATAGAGATGAAAAGGATTTAAGAATTTCACATTCATAATCGGTAATCGGTCGGCGATTGATAAAGTTATCAAACGCCACCCAACCGATAGGCTCTTTCTCGTCACGCAGAATCAACATGCCATTCCACCCCTGCCCAACGACACTTCCCGCTGTATACAGTGGAGCATCTTCGATGATCACCAAGCTTTTATCTTGATCATACAAGGCGTCGATATATCGACTTTCGAGTTGGTGGATGTCATAGACGGTGTGATGCTCAGCAATGGTATTACCATCCTCATCAGTGCCGTAAGTCCCCGTAAAGCAGCGTTTTTTGAAATCAAGCAACATAAATACACTGCGATCGAAACCGAGCTTATCTCGCATCACCTCGACAATTTTTAAGTAAAGTTCATCTAAGGAAGGTGGGTTGGAAAGCTCAACTGCGACTTGTTGAATCAGCTTGAGTTTATCGATGAAGGTCTCTCGCTGGCGAATTTGGTCGAGATACTTAGCTTCCCGCACATCTCGATTTTTAAATTCAATCGCAGCATTACGCTCAGCGCGCAAACACTGCCAACGTGAAGCAACAAAGTGCATCACATCCAACTCTTGATGGTATAACCACTCTTGCCCAAGTGTCGGATCAACGCATTCCAAAAACAGGTAGGTACGAAAACTCGGGTGATTATCAAACATCATGATGTAAGACTCTCCACCTAAAGTGGTGCGATAGTCCCAAGAACAGGTATTGATCTCTAATGGAAGCAAGTTGTCAGCGGTATCAAACTGCGAGGCCCAGGTCCAAAAGGATGCTGGAAATAAGCTCGTAGAAGTCGGGGTACCATAACAATACTGTGGTTTCGCATCAGGCACTTCTCTGGGGTCAGCGATGAAGTATGCGGCTTTGGGGTTGAGTTTAACTTTTAAGTAATCAAACACCGTCTCTGCTATGACTTTAACATCGCGTGCAGAAGAAACTTTCGCCAAAAGTTGCTGCTTATCCACCTAACCAGACTCCTCGTAGTATCGAGCGCATTTTTGGCTCAAGATCTCTTTTTTTACTACGGTAAGACTTGCAGATCTTCTATGCAACAAAGTGGACAATCGAGTGATAAGTGAGCCGCAAAATTTGTCAATATGGCCCAAATTACTAGGGACACTGCACTTTTTTAGAACACTATGCTAATTAGCTAGGCTTGTGTGGTGTCACTAAGCTCGGCTTCAAAGTGAGCAAAGCGTGCTCGGTACATAATCCGCAATAACAGTAAACCAAACATCA
It contains:
- a CDS encoding insulinase family protein, with protein sequence MQKVFARATMMWLFVISFILVGCQTTPSNQGEFSVDTRWQQGELANGLKYHTYKKSGQNVELRLIVHAGALNETSEQYGYAHFLEHMAFNGSTNFAGDEVVSIFEQQGMSFGADLNAFTNHEVTVYTLSIPANESLETAMTWLRDVGDGLLLTKEEIEKEKGVVLGEIRAYDTNEPDAYSQVFDLALGDSPYLTHKILGDRNSIKKMDQKQLKAFYQTWYAANNAELIVVGEIDENISGLIDLYFGSWQRRELPEVQEPPIPAIWDTQSVALKAPQGDQSSIGLFHHLDTYTTANLSTQQQNLTHKLINQLISTRLAERSYQLDIQANYLGAELFSVYEQEYGLIFADFNEAERESVQTFLAKELANIRDFGFSQAEFDLVMAEQESNRDSLDLDETYVTSSWIANYRLDSLLADNPYQSVEDYHQNLSHFIKHTDLKQVNKQVAAWLSQQPHKMVFATPDAKYVDGDSQWLMKQEQMFAATLATAGVQVEVTAQVDGLKSPQSSGAIVESNTLKSGVHYWLLDNGVKVWFYPFEQAENSLYGGYVAKGGLVGMNIEDNPASQLISGVYQRSGIGELDAIAANRFLTGKQISIQPILGSGIHGVELMASDRSLSEAFLALYNVASGQKVDRKQFDLEKELAVDNAKRELLSPRTQFFDQSRQTMYTPNSYYQWASIEQLEAVTYEQVTDLYQRMFREQNDFGLVLVADMSPSEIEPYLLDYIATIEYLPKTSHSGQVAGLSPTIKDVKSEASSEDHVELYQYSFTYQQPRNAQQLVEVNVLQHILESRYRQALREDAGLDYTPMLGFGIEDGTHLAALSISLTLDIDDVARAKQVLKTTQDKAKQGFSYQEFDQAKKQVLRDLTEARKSPWEQVIWLARSMHYGYETGALNDPQPVLDNLTLQDINDRYLWFVGDEGTTVTTELWPSN
- a CDS encoding GGDEF domain-containing protein; amino-acid sequence: MDKQQLLAKVSSARDVKVIAETVFDYLKVKLNPKAAYFIADPREVPDAKPQYCYGTPTSTSLFPASFWTWASQFDTADNLLPLEINTCSWDYRTTLGGESYIMMFDNHPSFRTYLFLECVDPTLGQEWLYHQELDVMHFVASRWQCLRAERNAAIEFKNRDVREAKYLDQIRQRETFIDKLKLIQQVAVELSNPPSLDELYLKIVEVMRDKLGFDRSVFMLLDFKKRCFTGTYGTDEDGNTIAEHHTVYDIHQLESRYIDALYDQDKSLVIIEDAPLYTAGSVVGQGWNGMLILRDEKEPIGWVAFDNFINRRPITDYECEILKSFSSLLSQIYIRKRQEQNMRLLHSSMMELSRCSTVHDVCRSAVNFAINNLGVDRLAVFLTDSELSHWRGTWGTDIQGNVVDESYFRASVDDDTPLVANAIAHPNELSFEESVPIYHDQRIVGFGWSGMIMLKSNEGAIAFLAADNLLSRRPMTSLLQELILMFASNLAEVLQRTMAQEGLRNLNETLEIQVKNRTAELQLANRKLELLSVTDPLTRLGNRRQLDQRIELLKQLPKQVTGFGLILLDIDHFGLFNNHYGHLEGDIVLMRIGDMLDKFCSSDDEMFCRIGGEEFALVLSHTCVSKTRQLAKQLCSAIEAEKIAHSTSDASNYLTVSIGYVVVEVCPDELCFESLYRQADQALYQAKRAGRNQAIAFQQPLEATEETSVN